GTTATGGGTTAATCTTCGCATTTAGAAGTAGTCTTTAAATATCCTCTCGACGGTGGCCAATTGGGGGATTTTCAAGATGCTGATAACGCGAGACAAGCGTTTCCTCTGATACGACGAGAACTTACGCATTCGTTTTCGGTGACCCAATTCACAAAATATGGTTGCACACATCTCAAGTAAAAAACGCCCAATCTCGATTACGTTTAATTAAGCGTATCAGGCTTATTCTAAATGGGTGATGGGAAAAATGATTAGCTTCAAAAACCGATTTTCCGATGTAATTGACCTCTTCAAAATGAGACAAACAACTGATAAAGATTTCTCTGCAATTTTGAGGCAAACATTCAGATAATGTTTGGACTAAAAATTAGGTCACGGAAAAATTAAGTTGATGCTTGATAGAAATTTATAGTTTCTTCAAAAGTGCGAAAATGAATATTGCATGCATGGACTCTATCCACAAATTTAACacagacaaaaaaatattaatctagTTAAAGTATCCAAGAATATTTAATGTAAGGGACACAACATGAGCTACCTCTGATCGCAACAAAATATTTCCTGTTACGCTGTGATACGATTGACACGAGCGAAGGCAATGTAAATTTCCTTCTGCTCCCTGGGAACTTCATATTGTAATCCAAATGCACTCTAAttcaattttcatgtttttttaaattttttaagtttaacggTCTCTTCAATTGTATAAGTTTGCCCTTTTGCACTTACTGATAATTCAAGATCTTTCAATAGCATTAAGCAGCGAAGTTAATTCCTCATGTCAATAAAGACTGCTttcatcactaatttaaatattttcccttgatttCAAGGTCATCATTCGAATTCATTGTCATTCCCTGAAATCTTAGATTTGATCGAATGACCTGAATGAAAACGCGACCGTGAACACCTGTCCAAGTAACACACAAGAACATTTTCTCTCGCGAAGAAGCGCCATCATTAATTAGAATTGATTATAAAATGTCATAAATTACCTagaggaaaaatgagaatttctttATGTCATAAAAGAACAAACTTACAACCAACGAAAAGTAAGAACAAATTTCGACTTCTGTTTCCCACACCCTCCTCATCTCTTCTTAAAATATGACCGAATCATCTCATCCTCCCCTCTTGCACTTTCCTTGAGATTTCAACCACTCCGGCCATCTCCCTTATTGCCTTATTCCTAATCCTATCTCTTCTTGTTTTTCCCATCATCCGCGTCGGCATTCTCATCTCTGCCACGTCCATTTTCTTTTGGTGAGCTTTTGTCGCAGGCCAGGTTTCACTCCCGTATGATAGTGCTGGCCGCACAActgttttatttacttttgcctTGATCATGCTCCCAACCCTGCGTTTACACAGCACCCTTGATACTTTTTTTaaggatatatttaaatattattcaatgatgaaatgaaaatattctttgtAGACCCACCTCAATGAATAGCATCTCTCCTATTTTTTCCGGAATAATGGTCACCACCCCTCCCCTCTATAATCTGGCCCTAGATAATCGCCCCATTCGATGGACAGAGGGCTTGAAATGCCCTCTACGTAACATTCAAGAATGAATCGGGCTGCCGATGAAAAAGCCGAGATTTCTACCCGAGCCCATTGGGTGGGAAACAAACACTAgacaccacactaacccgatcccctaaATCTTATTGGTTAGGATCGTAATGAGCTAAGTTGTTCCGAACAAAGTTAAAGGGATCGAATGACTGGTCCGAACTAAAAGAGCAAGGTAACAGCAAAACGACCAGTGAACCCAAGGAACTGGATTCGCCGACTCGGAACAAAGTGGGTATCATAACCTTCCGGTCCGCACTGTGCCTTCTCGGGAATCGCGATTATCGCAATTATTGGTATGTTATGCCATGAATTCCGACCCGAGCATGATTACCGTCTCACAGGAATGgagcgggggaggggagggaatgaGATTTATATCGACGTTCTGCTTCCTAAGAAATAAATGTGATGtctggaaaaaaaaattctccgttCGCATCCCGTGTCGATGGGTTGATTGCCGTGAGGGTCGACGCTGTGTAGGGTGCCCACCTCGTTCAGCCACTTTTCTCGGAGTGAAATGTTATACCTGGATTAGGTCGCCAACCGGTATCGATATTAAAAACATACTTCTCAAATCGTTGCTTCGACGGATAATATCCTTCAGAATTTTTGCCTCTGAGTTTAGAAATTTCGACTAAAAACAACAAAATTGTCACTTTCTTACGTCACAGTCGGCTTAAGGTAAAACGATGAGAGTCATAACGACTTTTCGCACATCAAATATTTGCCTATTATTCATCAAGGACTTACTATACGCCTTTTCTTCTCATTTCAGTAATGTAAGATGCGTTGAAAGCCATTTTCCTGGAAGTAAATTCTGTAGAATTCCAATCAAAAACTTCCAGGGCGGGTGCAAAACGGCATCGAGTGAAAAAAATGTCTTCATCGGGTTATTTAGTGCAGATTAAGAGGAAAAGGTGGAAACGGAAAAGTGTAGCGAAGTGTCAACTACCTTCGAATAGAAACGACCTCAGGGGGCACCGTAGTAAAATCAGGGTTGACAACTTTTCCATCCCTGTGGGTCGCATTTCCTGCTCCACATGGCTGCTAAGGATATAATAATTACTTCACCATTTTAAGCACAGCTCtctcctgatatttttttatctcaagaattttttttaaaattacagtttATCGATCTGCATGAAATTGCTTTGCGGGCCGCCGGTTGCCGATTCCTGATTTAATCCATAACAAAATGGACATTAAGATGGCAAATTGAAGTTTCATCACCAAAACTCATCACGGCTGTTATCGGTCAGTTTCGTACCCGCAGTTTCGATTATCCCGACCAAAAAAATTAAGTGGCCattttgtagtaaaaattttGGTATTTGAAGGCATATTTTCTGACAGAAGAtgcgaagatattttgaaaaaatacggatTTAATATCATtacaatttactatttttccttgcattaaaatccggagaaaaaattaagaaaacgagTAAGCATTAAGGCCTCTTTGACTTCTCTACTGTAGTAAGTTTCTCGCACTTCACCAGCAGATGCCGACGATATGTACTAATTCAAACTGGAACTATCCTGTGTTGACACTAACATCTGCCACCCTGCCACTAGCAGAAATGAAGTGAATTTCAATCTGGATAGGAGTCACTAAAAAGAAAAGATACGCCGAAAAACTGaccaaatcataatttttctttctcaaGGATGTTGGACCCCTGTAGCAGTCGCCGGTCCACTGGCAGCAGTTGAGGAATGCGGCAACTCTGCTCTCCTTATTTACAGTAATCCTATGAATTGCGTATTGGGATAAATAACTCATTAGTATCagaacatataaataaaatactatcattgacGCACACGATTAATGGAAACTGTCAAAAGATGCAAATCACCACCCAACCCAGAAAGTTTACTAAGCCGTAATATTAACATACTAGCTTTTCAGAAAATTAACGTTACagcgtgaaaatttatttaaaaaagaagagaTGTTTACCAATCAACCCTTTTAACTCTGGGGATAATGCAATCACCTAGCACCACAGTTAATGccatgaaaatcaattttcttcaTTCACCCTCAAAACCTGGACATGTTGTTTAAAATCCGcgattaaaatacaaaaaatggttttaaaagttCGAATTGAAGTAAAAGACGTACAAGCGGACAAAATTAAAGAATCCATGCCGTGCGGCGTAATAAAGTAGAATTTTATTCCTGAGGTGTAATAACAACATAATTTGACCGCTTTTATTTATACCGATCCAGGTTTTGACTTATACAGCCATTTTCAGGGCGAAAATGGATCGCTATTGTCAATCATATCATGTTGTTCCTCTAATTATCATCTGTTATTATGAATCATGTTATGTTCTCATTCCACTCAAAAAATTATGCTTTGATTAGTTactctctttttactttttctcattttagGTACTCTTCGATAGCCCCGAGTGCGCGTAATAGGTACCTACACTGACAGCAGTGCTTCGCACTCAGTTGATGGGGAGCGTGGCCTCCGATGGGATGAGAAGCGAGACGCAGGTCTGAAGGCAAAAGAAATAAGAGGCCCCCTCTCGATCTGCGCCATATATCTCACGTTTACGACCGACCGCGCTCTTCAAGACGGGACTCTTAAATTTCCGGCGTCAGGATTGAGATTGTGCGGCGACGCCGGAAAATTGAGCAGAAAACAACTTTTTAcactttccttctttttttcgaCGGGACGTCGCGAGCATTATCCGCGCTCCGCAACTCCGGGCTTGAAACTTGATCGTGGTCATTGACTTCATTATTTGAAGAGCATGTTATTAAATTAGAAACCAGGGTTCCAGGGCCGTATCCCGGGGAGAGAGGCTACTCCCTATGAAGTGGTTATGGTCTCTCAAAGCTTAAAGACTTATTTTAAAGAGTTTACCCCTCATTTGGCACTCTGCTTTATCAAGGCGAGCCTTAGATTCTAagaataacttaaaatttgtcCTATAAAGATGAAGACCACAAATAGTACCTAACCttgaaaatatcgaataaactttaaatttataCCCACACTCAACGCGTTACCCTCCAAGAAATAGACTGTCCGTTCTAAAGAGATTTTCAGGCCACAGCCCTTATCTCTGGCAAGGACTTCGTAAAATTCATGAAACTAACTTAAGAATGCATCGCAAAAATATCTAATTAGAATTTCCGTCAATTTTACCTAAGCCTAAAACGCCTAGGCAACACAACTTTCATTTACTACCACAAATAAAAAGTTGCGccgaaaaattttcattgagaGAAAAATAAGTAACACCGGGTATTTAGATAAACAGTATTTAGATAAACTCGCAAcgaatactaaaaaatatttaagaacctGAAATTAATCCATTAGGATACGATATGTCTTCATGCATGAGCTGGAGAAGAATAAAACGTACCCAATCAGGGGAGGAGTTGAAATTTCAACCCTTGGGAAAattcaaaattaggaaatatttagACTTCATGGTGCAATGCgtaacttcattaaattttaaaacagtgaaaaatgAATCAACTTAATGAAATgccacatttttataattattctgaCCCAATTTTCGGCAGTTAACAATAATTTTCACGGACAATTTAcgaaagaaaatagtttttcaacCGACAATATTCCAATATAGGTATACGAACCCCGAAAAAGTAGAAGTAAAATCTTAACGTAAGAAACCACTTAACGGCACCAACAAACGTTCTACGCGGAAGGTTTTCACGTCAACACATGCATCGAGCGGATACCCGGCCATGCGATGCCTTGGGTGGGAATTCATTTTAGAATTTAGACAGCCATAAAGTATCTGCGGTGACACCTTGTAGCCTTACCTAACCGGTAATAGgggaataaaatagaattttaaaaagaattttgtcCAAAATCTTATTAGCgtgtcttgaaatttttcacagatTTCTTCGAAACTTTTTACGACAAGTCACGTCTAAACGCCTGCAACCTCACGTTAAGAGCTTAAATTCTTCCAGTAGGCCATAAAATACTGGAAACTGGATAAAATCAACCTCGAAGTTTTCAAATCATTGAATAAAGTAACGGTCTCGTCATAAAGACGCAATGTAAAGAAAATCGGGTCCCATCTAGTAATACACCGAGTGAATGTGTGTATTAGCATGTCATTAATTAAATTCTTTCGATATGATCAGTTCTACCTACTTCGTGGGCGTTTATTATACGCGCATATAACGTGATAAGCCTACGGAGGTCAGTTTCATCCCTAAATTCACATCTATTACCAATCAGagtttgtttcctaaaattgctGAATAAGATCGagaattcattggaaaaaatctTCAAACTTTTGAGATTCCCCCAATTTTTTATCGGCAACACGTTCGAAATACATCTAGCAGATCCCCGGGGGGGATAATTCCGTTGAGAATTTAGAAAGTCTAATTCCCACTTAAtttaaataccgtatttctcctgCATAGTATCTGCACCAGCGGGTCACCTGTAGGTAATCATAAATGTCACCTGATGATTCACGCGAACTGACTGACTTTTCATAATGACTGACACCCCAGACGGAAAGGGCATTTGCCGCTGGCAAGTAAAAATGCTCTGATACGAAGAACAAGGACCCCTGATGTTGTAAATGATGAGGTCCAGCCAGGAAGACACGACGCAAATAATTTGACATTTGTATAGGACACtttgggaaaataaaacttaGGAAAATTGTCACGAGTAAAGTCGCGAAAAATCCTTACGCATTGCACTTACATCGGAAGCAGCGACAGGTTGAACGAAAGAGAAGCGCGAAGCAATACTATATGGATGACCCTTTAGAGCAGAATAATTCTTGCACCGAATAATGCTTGCGGGAAGTATATCAACCCCGAGATCTGAACGAAGACCGCCCACTATGGAGACAGTGGTGGTGAGGGGTCGGCCGTCCCCCGTAATgtctgaaaaattgaaaagaacgTATTATTTAATATGGCTCTCCGATGAAAATGTATGTTTAAGCAGCTCAACATacaatatatacaaataaatgatgaatatgTTAAACCCAATTGTCAATGCATATAAATCAGACGCATTACCACGGAGAGGTATGTCATATCACCAAGGCGCTGCGGAAATTAATGAAAGCCCGTCTAAAAgaacgaccttaatccgcccctgtAAGGAAAGCTAAGGAGAAAAATATGAGTGGGAGCCATTGAGGTCGTACTGGGCGTACTAATCATAGGTGAGATAATCAATGCGGTTAGATTCACTCACACTTAAGTCTGACACAGTGATTCCGCTACGGGAGTTTGAAGCAAACGACGTCTGACGTCATCCGGGATGAGAGGTTCATCACATGGACCTGCGTTATTAATTCGAAATGATCTTATTTATTAGcatgatttcttttttcccttcttACCCCATTAGCGTGAGCTTGACGGTCACTGGCGCAAGTGGAAACTTCGCTAACTTGAGTGCGTGATTTCCACGCGAAAATTTCTTTCTCAGGGCAAATCCGCGACGAGCGTGAGTGAGAGTGTGAGCGTTTTcaatctttaaaatttatttggcttttgcctacatttttagCGTGACCGGATCACTGGCGTATGTAAAAACTTCGTAAACCGGAGTGTGTGCGTGCTTGAGACCTACGTGGAAATTTGTCCCCCTTGGTAAATCTGCTTGGTGAGTGAGAGAGCTTATACGCGGGTGTGTTCTAGAGTTTTTGGTTTAAATTGCTGTATTTCACCCCATTGAAATTCCTCCAAACTTTCCGATGCCCTATCCTTCCCTTTCCTGTTTCTCACCCCTTTCTCGAACAGTAAAAAGTTGATTACGGTAAAGCctagttgttgaaaaagttgaaaGGTACGGCCTTAgggaattcattttctttcaactatTAAACGGCCGCAGAACGTTCATTTAATTATACCATAGATATGATACGAAGATacgtttcaaatatttatatctatttgtattttttgccCTTAATATGTATGCATTTTCTTAATACGTATCCTATACTTAGGATGTGCACTGTTGTACATTGGTTAATTATGCAATACATTTCTCTTGTAATATGGTAAAAGAGCTTAAGCccatatgaaataaatacattattattaatactattattattacattgtAAAGATCAGTGATGTAAAACCTAAGGTCATGAGGCTCTCCAAGATgagtagagaaaaaataatgataaaatatgagtGTATATATATAGGAGGAAGTTGGGAAATTTATTTCTAGGGTTCCTGTTGGAGAATAATGGTTGTAATAATAAAGAGACACGTTAGGAAAAAATCTGAACCAGTATCATAGATATGGTAGGTCGTATACAGTAGGTGGAGAGAATTGAAGACAGTGCAGGATCAGTgtcataactaggaatatgctttggggggataagGGAGATTAATGGGGGCaaccccccaggaaacggggattttatgaaaagttttgaaaaataacatgccagaaaatttattttacatcattttggcacttaaaattgaacttttagcagatgcagttattatgtatcaaatccagacaagattttcatatatttttttgatttctcagaggctcagggggggggggggatacatcccctcatccttCCACATAGATATGTCACTATGGAGGATGATGCAGGAAGTCTAGAAAGACTGGGGAATGGCTAAACATAGAGCACAATGATCTATGGGGAACTTTGTGGACTCTTTAAACTTGACTGACAGCCTTCTGGTTCCGTTTAATGGATAGGGATGGGGAAAGTGCAAATAGATCTATAGAAAGACAAGCAAAGAGGTGCTAAACATGgtgaaggaagagagagagagagagacgttttTTTAAGAGTGAAAAAAACATGGTATGTACATAAATATTGTAACTTCATCAGGTATTGAGGAAAGAGGTATGTATTGATACGTACTGCATAGAAGGATGCTGGGCAAGCAGGGAAGGGATGAAGGAGAAGTGCAATTTTGAAGGAAGAGATCAAAAGAGATAGGTCACATGAAAAACTGCAGGATGAGATCGTATGATAGGTATCTCACAACAAAATCTCAGCCCAATCCCCATTGGAACATCTAGATCTAAAGTAAAGCAAGTAAAGCTTTACATAATACGTCCCCTCGCTCAATGCTTACATGAATTCTTGCAAGAAGAAATATGAACATTAAATAATGACAAATTGTGTAATGCCTGAGTGAGCAATTTAATGAGAAATGAGGTTAGTCTCAATATATTTGGGGATTCGGAGAACTGGTGGCTTTTCATGCCTCTTTCCCACATTTACAAATGCTAAGACTGTATctggaagataaatatataacaATATGCATACTCAGATGACTCTTCTATCATATGCATCAGAACTATTTTGGGGTAAGGAGTAACCTTGAAATAGGCCTAGCTTCTAAAAGATGCGACAATGAGTGTAAGGCAGGAAAAGGGAATTCAGAAACAAATTCTCATAGTTACCCCTAAAGAGCATGGGAAAATTCCGAGTGGCCCCTTATTGCCCACTTCTGCCCTCCACTTCCAATGCCACGGACTATAGTATGCCTGGTTTAACAGTCATGGCATTTCCGTAGGAGATTAGATGGATTACTTACGTTGTAATTTAATAGAAAGTTTATAATGCCTTACTTGAATGTAATTAAGGTATTCTGAGacttcataaataaaattcatcattaataAAGAAGCGCTCACCCCGCCATTAGAAAAATGACATGGAATCAACCTATAGGAGCGAGATTAAGTTagtattttggaatttaaaaaatataatatgtgcaTTAATTAGCTAAAGCCTCGGCAGCAGGGAGTTTTGGGCCTCACTCTTGATAGTGCCTATTCCACACGTGTCGTCTTTTGCGACAGGCAAATAGTATGATGATGATCAAAGCAATTCACCCTATTATGTCACAAAATCAAAACCCAAATGGACTCGGAGAAGTGAAAAATACCACTGCCTGACTcgaatttccacacaatttataCTTAAGCTCGACGCCATGTGTGTTCGAAGGTCAAGGAAGGAGGAGGATATCCTTCTTCTTCCATGGAACATATGAGTGCATACATTTTTACCAAAATAGACAACAACGTGATAACATAGACCACGCGGGAACTACGGGCGGAGTGGGTACTTACAAATTATATAGAGTCATTTATACTTTGGACCCGATTGAGACGAACACATTTGTACTCACAGGTCACGAACATGCTTCTTAATCCTATGTTTTGATAGTCATTCGTTAAGATTAGATTACTTATTAATCCACATTGTGCATATTTCATCAACGGAATGAGAGCACATACATCATTCTTCATAACACACATTCCGCTTCTTTCGACCGCTGATTTCTTCATTACAGAAAGCGACACGGATTTCAACGTCACCACGTCACCTTCGAAACCAAAACATCCGCCCTCACTCATCGCATAAGAGCGCGAAATACATTCGTCATTTGTTATTTACTTATAAATTGGAAGTAAATGAGGTAATATTAACTCAATTGTATCGGAAATGTGACATCCTATTCATCTAGTTGTAAAATTGCTATATTTCAtctcaaatttcatcaaaatcgcGGAGTAATTCTTCAAAAGTTCGAAAATAAAAGCAGGTTGCTGATAGTGGCCATCTTGGCACacatatttacaaaaacaaacgTCATCTCTGTGAGGAGGTATTCAACATTACGTTCTAATTTGATTATCATTGATGTCACATGATTCAAGTAATTGATCAGCCATTCAATTATTTCCAGTGAAGCTGATTTCTTCAGGGTATTCTGAATTAAAGTGTCCTCACCAGGAATTCCCTTGGCGTTCCAATAGTTCTTCTGCGGGACACTTACGGAGGAATAACTTTTGTTATTAAGGTGTTTGTCAATCAAAATTTAGTGTAACATATCACAATGGCTAATGCCAGTGAGGCTCCTGGTCCATCAAGTAGCACGAGTAATACCAGTGAAGAAAAGGAGAAAGATGAGCATATGTTTGAATGCAACATTTGCCTGGATACTGCTCGTGATGGTGTTGTCAGTATGTGCGGGCATCTATTTTGGTAATTTTATGGGAGTATTCTATTTAAAACTAGTGAGAACTTGAAGTTAGTTTCATTTTCCCCATAATTCTTTCTGTAATCAGTTAATCGtgtgagaaagggaaatatttacaGCTGTTTGTTATTATGTTATAGTTGGCCCTGTTTGCATCAGTGGCTAGAAACTCGTCCCCAAAGGAAAGAGTGCCCAGTTTGTAAATCAGCTATCAGCAAAGAGAAGGTTATACCGCTTTATGGCCGTGGGAACACAAAACAAGAGGATCCAAGGTTAGCCTCTCATTAatgtttttcatgattttcatgtAGGCACTATTGTGCACACAGTTTGGTTGATTACAAATTTCTTTTCAGGAATAAAATCCCTCCTCGACCGCCG
This genomic interval from Ischnura elegans chromosome 5, ioIscEleg1.1, whole genome shotgun sequence contains the following:
- the LOC124158564 gene encoding E3 ubiquitin-protein ligase RNF185-like, encoding MANASEAPGPSSSTSNTSEEKEKDEHMFECNICLDTARDGVVSMCGHLFCWPCLHQWLETRPQRKECPVCKSAISKEKVIPLYGRGNTKQEDPRNKIPPRPPGQRTEPENNGGFPGFGFGLGDGGFHMSFGIGAFPFGYITSSLNFGDSRPNPAPRGTMQLDQEYYLSKAFIGIAMIFILWLLYA